A region of the Lagopus muta isolate bLagMut1 chromosome 2, bLagMut1 primary, whole genome shotgun sequence genome:
GCTGGGTTACATCAAAGGTTCCTTCTGCCCAGCAGAGGGCAAACCCTACTCCCTGCCATGCCTGAACGTGACACCCAGCACACAGACCTGAGGCAGAACTGCCCTGCAGCTTTTATCTTGCTGCCCCTACCTGCTGGCGCTCCAGCTTCTTGGCTAACTTCCTCTGGGCAGCAGGGTCATCCACCTGCACGTGCTCTGGCAACCGCTTTACCACTGTGAGGATAGCAAAGAAGGTGGCATGAGGCAGCGGTGAACTGTTGTAACCCACAGCCCAGCCAGACTGCCCCAATGGCAAGGCACATCCAGCAGCCAGGACATCACAGAAACGGTGCCAGGATGGGGCACAACCTACAGGACCCCAACCCGCTCACCCAGCAGCCCCCTGCACCCCAGCAGCGACATCTTTACCAGATGGAGCCTCAGTAGGGGTCAGCCTGGGCCTGGCGGGTGCAGTTCCTtgtcccagctctgctttcttgGCCTGCTTCTGGGCCCGCTCAGCCTCTTGCTTGGCCCGGCGCTCTGCTcgcagctctgctttgctcttgccCCCCATGGGCTTCTCGCTGTCGTTGGGGACATTGGCTGAGGCTGGGGGGGATGCGGGGTGAGGAGCAACTGTAGGAGACACGTGGAAGGAAAGGATGTTCCTtcatggtggaaggaagggatgccattcagagggacctcaacaagCTAGaaaaggtgggcctgggtgaacctgatgaggttcaacatggcaaagtgcagagtgttgcacttgggcagaggaatcccaggcatccgtacagactggaaggagcggtccttgagagcagccctgcagagaaggacctggaggtcctgatggatgaaaagctgaacatgagccagcagtgcgctcttgcagcttggaaagcaaatggtattcTGGGCTCCaccagaagaggggtggccaagAGGGACAGGGAGCTGATTGtccccctcttctctgctcttgtgaggccccatctggagcactgtgtccaggtctggagcccccagtacaagaaagacagggagctgttggagagggtccagaggagccacaaagatgatcaggggactggagcacctcccctgcaaagacaggctgagggagctgggcttgttcagcatggagaaaagaaggccgcagggtgacctcagtgcagcctggcagtacctaaagggagcctacaaacaggagaggaatcaactctttgaaagggcagataacagcaggacaaggggaaatggtttgaagttgagggagggaagatttaggttggataacagtggaagttctttacagagagagtggtgaggccaggttggatggagccctgggcagcctggtctggtattaaatggggaggttggtggccctgcttgtggcgggtggttggagcttcatgatccttgaggtcccttccaaccgtggccattctgtgattctacgagACAGAAAGGGGAGCCCTGCGCCCAGCCTCCATCGCTGGGAGATGCAGCGGCGGCTCGGTGGGGAGCCACTCCTTTGGGTGAGGGTCTGCCCTTGGGAAGGTGGGGCCGAACAAAGCCCCCCTCCGCCCCGTGCAGCAACACGAGGACCCTCAGGACAGCCCCATTTCCCGGGGAGGAGGCATCGGACCTCTCTCTATCTGCATCCTgtgaggaggatgaggagggcaAGAAGGACTCGTGCACAGCACTACGGGACGCTCTGCGGCTCCCACCCGCCCCGCGGCCGCTCCCACCCGGCAATGCCGCACCGCAGCGCCGTCGGAGGGCAGGCTGCGGACAGGCTCTCACCACGGGGCTGCGCGGGGTCCGCCGCCGTGCCCGGCTCCGCGGGCTCCGCCGCCGCTCCCTTCTcgctcctcttcttcttcttctgctgcttcttctccttccggagctgcagcttctcctccCGGGACAGCTCGGGGCCCTGCGGGCACACGGTGaagcagccccggccccgcgccgctcccccGCCCGACGCCCGGAGCCCCGCTCACCTGCGCCACCGCCGGTACCGACGGGGCCGCTCCGGAACCCGCACCCGGAACGGGGGCGACGTGAGAGGTTCCCCGGTCCCGGTCCGCCCCACGCGCCCGGCACGGCTCGCGCTCACCGCCCGGCGCCTCCGGCTCCGCCATGACGGCCGCCGACCCTCCCCACGTagcgccccctgccggccgGAGGGCGCCGAGCAGCCGCGGGGCGGGCCGGCCGGCCGaggggcggagcggggcggtTCCCGGGCGGCGCCATCGCGTGGGCCCCGCGGGGCGGCGCCGCGGAGCGCCGGGCCCGAGATGGCGGCGGAGCGCGGCCGGTAGCGGCGGGCGCACaccccgccccgctccccggTTCCGCGGCCCCGGACCCCGCCATGCACTTCTCCATCCCCGAGACCGAGACCCGCGCCGGCGACGGCGGCGCCGCCTACGTGGTgagcggggcggccgcggggccgggggggtTCGCAGCCCTCGGGGGCGCCGCTCGGCCCCGCCCGGGGTTTGGGGGGGGTGAGagggggggcggcggcggccgcggggggGAGGACCGAGGAGCCGCGTCCCGGCCGTCCCCGCTTCCTGTTGTGCTCCGTGCGAGGTGAACGCCCTCCCGCCCCGTTGCGGGGCCCGGAGCCGCGCCGCCGTCGGTGCGGGCCCGGTGCTGCTCGCAGACTTTGCCCTCGGCGTCTCGGGACTTCCCGGGCACGGCGCGGGGATCGGCACGGGGATCGGCACGGGGTTGGCTCGGCGCCTCAAAGCCGCGCTGCTATGGGACCCCGAGCGGCTGAGATGGGGGGCACGGCCGAGCTTCGGGTCGGACCGTTTCCACTCGGAAAGAGCGGCGCTGCGGTGGCACGGCTGCacggggaggtggtgggggcacccagcccGCAGGTGTTCGGGGAACAGGGCGATGTGGCATGGAGGGCGCGTGATGGGATGGGTCGGGATGGGTGATCGTAGAGGTCTTCTTCGAACTGAatggctctgtgtgctgctgctcgGTTCTGACCCGCGCCTCTCCTCACTGCAGGCCTACAACATCCACGTGAACGGGGTGCTGCACTGCCGGGTGCGCTACAgccagctgctggggctgcacgAGCAGGTAGGGAGGAGGGCGGCACGCAGCGTGCAGTGCCAGGCCTTGCCTGCTGTGTGACATCCTGCTGGTCGCTGGCTGGGAGCGGGCGATGAGctggctgctcagcagagcCCTGAGGATCAGCGTGGCTGGGTGTCGGGGCCGTCCCTGTCTCTCCAGGGGCTTCTCACAGCGCTCTGCTCTCTTCCCAGCTAAGGAAAGAATATGGCACAAACGTGGTACCAGCTTTTCCTCCAAAGAAGATCTTCACGCTCACCCCAGCGGAGGTAGAGCAGCGCAGGGAACAGCTGGAGAAGTACATGCAGGCTGGTAAGcgggctgctgcagcccagggtcACATCCCCAGCTTGGTGACACTGCCCAGGTTACCTTCCTGTGGCCACCCGGGCCCAAGCATTGGccccttccttctgcagtgctgagcttgCAGCAGTCTGTCTCAGAGttcctggctgtgctctgaTAATAGCTGGCATCGTTCCCTTAATGTCGGCCTGCAGTACACAGCACCACCAGTGCTGCTCCTCAATCCCTAGCCCGTTCCCTTGCCCTACACCCCCCTAATGCCCCAATTTGTAGGAACCCACGGCCATCCATGCACACACCCTGCACTCAGCACGTGCTTTGTCTGGGTGCAAACATtgggaggctgcagagcaggtggGAGCTGATGTGAGTCCCTGTGCTTTCCCAGCTAATACTTCTTGCTTGTCTTCCACCCCAGTGCGGCAGGACCCGACACTGGGAGGCAGTGAGACCTTCAACAGCTTTCTGCGCAAGGCCCAGCAGGTGGGAAGGAGCTGCCGGGCCGGGGTGATACGTGGTGGGCCCCCAAATCCAGATAGGGTGGCAGATGGGGCCAGGCTGCCAATCCCTTTTCTCTGCAGGAGACGCAGCAGATCCCTACGGAGGAGGTGGTGCTAGAAGTGCTGCTTTCCAATGGCCAGATGGTCAAGGTCACCATCCTCACCTCAGACCAGACGGAAGATGTTCTTGAGGTGCCAGAGCTCTTGTGCTTTGTCCTTGCCTCAGAGCAGGGTTGTCCTTGGGAGGGTGGTGGAGCTCTGTGATGCCATGATCCCTTGGCTTCTCCAtttgtttcccctttcctgTCGTCCATCCAGCAGAGGTCCTGGCTTTCCACAAAGTGCCTGGGCTGGATCCTGccagggggctgcagggtgacatGCAGAGGTACTGTAGCTCTCAGTGGTGACCTCTTGCTCTCGCTTATAGGCTGTAGCCTCCAAGTTGGATCTGCCCGATGACCTGGTTGGCTACTTCAGTCTCTTCTTGGTGCGAGAGACCAAGGATGGAGCTTTCTCATGTGAGTAGAGCATGCTATGGGCAGTCTCACAAGGGCCTGGTGGGCTCCCCTAGCCCTGAGCCTCTGCTGAGCTGCCATTTCCCTGCAGTCGTGCGGAAGCTGCAGGAGTTTGAGCTGCCATATGTGTCTGTCACCAGCCTACACAACCCTGAATTCAGGATCATCCTGCGCAAGAGGTGAGCTGCAGCCACTCAGCACCTGGGGGAGGTGTCAGGACTCCCCACAGTGCATAAGGACCCTCCCACTTCTGCCATTGCTGCCCATGCGGTGCTTTGACCCACCTGGAAATGCACTGCATGTCCCCAGTGAGGCTGGACTGCCCCACTGCAGTTGGTCCTTGTGTCCTTTTTCCCAGACTTGGTACTGCCTGCCTATAGCAGCCCTAtaagagaaggacctgggtgtgcTGGTGGCCAGTAGGTCACTAGGACCAGTaggtgagccagcagtgtgcctttgtggccCAGAAGGCTGATGGTGTCCAGTGGTTACCATGGGCCAGCAGggtttctgctgctctctgttctGCCCTGGGCATCTGGAACACTGggcccagttctgggctccctggtTTGAAACTACCCTGGAGAATGCTTTCCTCTGCAATGcgctgtagggaacctgctttagcagggagttggactggatgatctccagagatcccttctgACCCTCCACGGTTCTGTGAGAGGGATGTGGCTGCTGAGGGCTACCAAAGGGAGCAGGCTGTGGGGGCAGCCCAGCTTCACGTCCCCACATGCAGGACCGTGTTCTCCCCACTGCTATCAGGAGTTGGGGAAGAAGCTGACTCGTGTGGTTCCTTTCCAGCTACTGGGACTCCTCTTACGATGACGATGTAATGGAGCATCGTGTGGGACTCAACTTGCTGTATGCACAGGTGAGGCTCTGTGTGGTCCAGCAGGGTGAGGAGGGAGCCCCCCAgtgactgctctgctgctctcgGGGCTTTGGGCCCAGCTGCTCACCAGCCTCTGCTTCTTGATAGACGGTGTCAGACATCGAGCACGGATGGATCCTTGTCAACAAGGAGCAGCACCGGCAGCTCAAGTCTCTGCAGGAAAAAGTCTCCAAGAAGGAGGTAGGGGAGGGCATGATGCTGTGTTTGGAGTAGTCCCAGGCACCGGACAGGCGCCACTGCCCCATAAGAGCCCCAGGGCTGAGCTTGGTGCCCGCTTTCCAACCGACGGATCTGCCTGTGGGTGCTGACCTtccctgctctgcccacagTTCATCCGACTGGCACAGACCCTGAAGTACTACGGCTATCTCAAGTTTGATCCCTGCGTCACGGACTTCCCCGAGAAGGGATGCCATGTCGTCGTCAGCGCCGGCAACAACGAGCTCAACTTCCAAGTGCGGCTGCCGAACGAGCAGATCAAGGAGGGCAGCTTCAAGGTCACACGCATGCGGTGCTGGCGGGTCACGTCCTCGGTGAGTGCCTGCATCCTGGGCACGAGGAGGGCTGCCGGGACCCAGCTCTGACAGCTGTCAGCTGCAaggctgctggctgggctggAAGCCTGGGGAAGGTGTCAGCCGTTCGGGGCATGGGAACTGGCAGTGGTGAAAGGCCCATGTGCCTCAGCTTGTGTCTGTGCAGGTGCCGATGAGCAATGGTCCCTCAGGGAGCAGCCCAGGGAAGTCGGACGTGAAGCTGGAGCTAGCTTTTGAGTATCTCATGAGCAAGGACCGGCTGCAGTGGGTTACCATCACCAGTCCACAGGTAGGTTTGCCTGCACACTGGCATTGGAAAAAGGTGGGAATGAGGAGCAGCTCGAGGGAGAGGGCAGGTCTGGGCTCAGCGTGGTCTGTTGGGAAGGTCGTGGGGTGTGTGGGGCCACTGTCTGACAACAGTTCTCTCTTGTAGGCCATCATGCTGAGCATCTGCCTGCAGTCCATGGTGGATGAACTGATGGTGAAAAAGTCAGGTGGCAGCATCCGCAAGGTAAGGGTTGGGTAGCCATGTTGTCTAGGCGGGTCCTACCTTGTCCCTGTGACTTTGTGAGGTCTAGGCTTGGCCTCAGTTGCCCTCCTCAGC
Encoded here:
- the SNX17 gene encoding sorting nexin-17 isoform X2 encodes the protein MHFSIPETETRAGDGGAAYVAYNIHVNGVLHCRVRYSQLLGLHEQLRKEYGTNVVPAFPPKKIFTLTPAEVEQRREQLEKYMQAVRQDPTLGGSETFNSFLRKAQQETQQIPTEEVVLEVLLSNGQMVKVTILTSDQTEDVLEAVASKLDLPDDLVGYFSLFLVRETKDGAFSFVRKLQEFELPYVSVTSLHNPEFRIILRKSYWDSSYDDDVMEHRVGLNLLYAQTVSDIEHGWILVNKEQHRQLKSLQEKVSKKEFIRLAQTLKYYGYLKFDPCVTDFPEKGCHVVVSAGNNELNFQVRLPNEQIKEGSFKVTRMRCWRVTSSVPMSNGPSGSSPGKSDVKLELAFEYLMSKDRLQWVTITSPQAIMLSICLQSMVDELMVKKSGGSIRKMFRRRANGALRRSDSQQAVKSPPLLDSPDASREPMAKLSSKLTSVSLRGISHSSSANDVGANDFHGNYAFEGIGDEDL
- the SNX17 gene encoding sorting nexin-17 isoform X1, with amino-acid sequence MHFSIPETETRAGDGGAAYVAYNIHVNGVLHCRVRYSQLLGLHEQLRKEYGTNVVPAFPPKKIFTLTPAEVEQRREQLEKYMQAVRQDPTLGGSETFNSFLRKAQQETQQIPTEEVVLEVLLSNGQMVKVTILTSDQTEDVLEAVASKLDLPDDLVGYFSLFLVRETKDGAFSFVRKLQEFELPYVSVTSLHNPEFRIILRKSYWDSSYDDDVMEHRVGLNLLYAQTVSDIEHGWILVNKEQHRQLKSLQEKVSKKEFIRLAQTLKYYGYLKFDPCVTDFPEKGCHVVVSAGNNELNFQVRLPNEQIKEGSFKVTRMRCWRVTSSLVSVQVPMSNGPSGSSPGKSDVKLELAFEYLMSKDRLQWVTITSPQAIMLSICLQSMVDELMVKKSGGSIRKMFRRRANGALRRSDSQQAVKSPPLLDSPDASREPMAKLSSKLTSVSLRGISHSSSANDVGANDFHGNYAFEGIGDEDL